A region from the Medicago truncatula cultivar Jemalong A17 chromosome 6, MtrunA17r5.0-ANR, whole genome shotgun sequence genome encodes:
- the LOC112422572 gene encoding receptor-like protein EIX2, protein MLYCGFKLLFCLVTILCINWSCAEDFHTNKCVEKEKRALLKFRDAINLKYRDGISSWKGEECCKWEGISCDNLTGHVTSLDLEAFDYTKALRGKLDSSICELQHLTSLNLHGNQFEGKIPKCIGSLDKLIELNLHDNNLVSVIPPSLGNLSNLQTLDLGYNSLTTNDLEWLSHLSNLRYLDLSYVNLTQAVDWLSSISKIRYLSQLNLYGCGLHQVNPKSIPLLNTSIFLKSLDLSDNGLNSSIVPWVINVSKVLTHLDLSNNQIESSVLKSFRNMSQLQELLLNTNKLSEKLSDNIQQLCLAKNGLRKLDLSNNPFNVRPLPNFSCFPLLETLSLQNTNVIGPFPKSFVHLRSLAYLDLSFNQLNGSQPLFEITKLISLDTLYLSHNHLSGPIPHTIGQLSGLRSLFLSSNKLIGVINETHLSNLSQLTFFDVSQNSLSFNFSLDWVPPFKLFDLYASSCILGPKFPVWLRHQGGLEYLDISHSSISDSFPKWFWKLSLSLRYLNVSHNILKGMLPKSFTKTKVYDRKLYVWDFSFNNLNGSLPAFPELGALFLSNNMFTGSLSSFCTSSSQNLIHLDLSSNMLVGPLPDCWEKFQSLRVLNLAQNYLSGKVPNSLGALEKIESLHLNNNNFSGEIPSLILCQNLKLIDVGDNNLQGALPMWIGHHLHQLIVLRMRGNKFQGNIPTSLCNLSFLQVLDLSENNITGEIPQCFDQIVALTNLKFPRKIFQHFPFIAINIVQNEWNEIGIFNDKEILAWKGSNREYGKILELAIFIDLSCNQLTGEIPQSITKLAALASLNLSRNNLTGLIPNNIGHMKMLESLDLSRNHLSGRMPTSFSNLTSLSYMNLSFNNLEGKIPISTQLQTFDSYSYVGNNRLCGPPLINLCPADVISSTRINDKHVTIEEDEDKLITFGFYVSLVLGFIIGFWGVCGSLVIKTSWRHAYFKFFNNMNDWIHITLAVFVNRLKKRFQVED, encoded by the coding sequence ATGCTTTATTGTGGGTTCAAATTACTCTTTTGTTTGGTGACCATTCTATGCATCAACTGGTCATGTGCAGAAGATTTTCATACAAACAAGTGTGtggagaaagagaagagagctCTCCTCAAGTTTAGAGATGCTATCAATCTTAAGTACAGGGATGGAATTTCATCATGGAAAGGTGAAGAATGTTGCAAATGGGAAGGAATTTCATGTGATAATTTAACTGGTCATGTAACCAGTTTGGATCTCGAAGCTTTTGATTATACTAAAGCATTGCGAGGTAAGTTAGATTCTTCAATATGTGAACTTCAACATCTAACTTCTTTAAATCTCCATGGTAATCAATTTGAAGGAAAGATTCCAAAGTGCATTGGTTCACTTGATAAGTTGATAGAACTGAATCTTCATGATAACAATCTTGTTAGTGTCATTCCTCCTAGTCTAGGGAACCTTTCCAATTTGCAAACACTTGACCTTGGATATAATTCCTTAACAACAAATGACCTTGAATGGCTTTCTCATCTCTCTAATTTGAGATACCTTGATCTATCATATGTTAATCTTACTCAAGCTGTTGATTGGTTGTCATCAATAAGCAAAATTCGTTATCTATCTCAACTTAATTTATATGGTTGTGGGCTCCATCAAGTCAATCCTAAATCCATTCCCCTCCTGAATACttcaatttttctaaaatcTCTCGATCTCTCAGATAATGGTTTAAACTCTTCCATTGTGCCATGGGTAATTAATGTTAGCAAAGTCCTCACACATCTTGATCTCTCAAATAATCAAATCGAGAGTAGCGTACTAAAATCTTTTCGGAATATGTCTCAATTGCAAGAGTTACTACTAAACACCAATAAATTGTCCGAAAAGCTTAGTGACAACATACAACAATTATGTTTAGCAAAAAATGGTTTAAGGAAATTGGATCTAAGCAATAACCCATTCAATGTGAGGCCACTTCCCAATTTTTCATGTTTTCCATTGTTGGAGACATTATCTCTTCAAAATACCAATGTTATCGGGCCATTTCCGAAATCATTTGTTCATTTGCGTTCCCTTGCATATTTAGATCTTAGTTTTAACCAATTGAATGGATCACAACCACTGTTTGAGATAACTAAACTTATTTCACTAGACACACTTTATCTATCCCATAATCATTTGAGTGGGCCAATTCCACATACAATTGGCCAACTTTCTGGTCTTCGAAgtttgtttctctcttcaaATAAGTTGATTGGTGTCATTAATGAAACACATCTATCAAATTTATCTCAATTGACATTTTTCGATGTGTCTCAaaattcactttcattcaacTTCAGTTTAGATTGGGTTCCTCCTTTCAAACTCTTTGACCTATATGCATCATCGTGTATATTAGGTCCTAAATTTCCAGTATGGCTTAGACATCAAGGGGGACTTGAGTATCTTGACATCTCTCATAGTAGTATTTCAGATTCATTTCCTAAATGGTTTTGGAAGCTATCTTTGAGTTTGCGATACTTGAATGTTTCACATAACATACTTAAAGGAATGTTGCCAAAATCgtttacaaaaacaaaagtttATGATCGTAAGTTGTATGTATGGGATTTTAGTTTCAATAATTTGAATGGTTCATTGCCTGCTTTTCCAGAACTGGGTGCTCTATTTCTCTCAAATAATATGTTTACAGGGTCCTTGTCTTCTTTTTGTACATCCTCATCtcaaaatttaattcatttagacTTGTCTAGTAATATGTTAGTGGGGCCACTTCCAGATTGTTGGGAGAAGTTTCAATCTTTAAGAGTTCTAAATTTGGCACAGAATTATTTGTCAGGGAAAGTACCCAACTCACTTGGTGCTCTAGAAAAAATTGAATCACTCCATTTAAATAATAACAACTTCTCCGGTGAAATTCCATCTTTGATCCTTTGtcaaaacttgaaattaattgATGTTGGAGATAACAATCTTCAAGGAGCATTACCTATGTGGATAggccatcatcttcatcaattgaTTGTTTTACGTATGCGGGGAAATAAATTTCAAGGAAACATTCCTACAAGTTTGTGTAATCTATCATTTCTTCAAGTATTGGATCTTTCTGAAAACAATATAACCGGGGAAATACCACAATGCTTTGATCAGATAGTTGCTTTAACAAATTTGAAGTTTCCAAGAAAAATATTTCAGCATTTCCCATTCATTGCCATTAACATTGTGCAAAATGAATGGAATGAAATTGGCATCTTTAATGACAAGGAAATATTGGCATGGAAAGGATCAAACAGAGAATATGGAAAAATTCTTGAATTGGCGATATTTATCGATCTTTCTTGCAACCAATTAACCGGAGAGATACCTCAAAGCATAACGAAACTCGCAGCATTAGCTAGTTTAAACCTTTCAAGGAATAATCTCACAGGATTAATTCCCAATAACATTGGTCATATGAAAATGTTAGAATCGCTCGATTTGTCAAGAAACCATCTTTCTGGTAGAATGCCAACAAGCTTTTCAAATTTAACATCTCTTAGTTACATGAACTTGTCTTTCAACAACTTAGAAGGCAAAATTCCAATAAGCACTCAGCTACAAACTTTTGATTCCTATTCATATGTGGGGAATAATCGACTTTGTGGACCACCACTCATAAATCTTTGTCCAGCCGATGTGATTTCTTCAACTAGAATCAATGATAAACATGTCActattgaagaagatgaagataagCTCATAACCTTTGGGTTTTATGTTAGCTTGGTACTTGGTTTCATAATTGGATTTTGGGGAGTTTGTGGAAGTCTAGTGATAAAAACATCATGGAGACATGCCTATTTCAAATTCTTCAACAACATGAATGATTGGATCCATATCACACTAGCAGTTTTTGTAAATAGGTTGAAGAAGAGATTCCAAGTAGAAGACTAG